From the genome of Nitrospiraceae bacterium:
TGCAGGAAAAAGAGCGATTGAAATATTCTGGAGACTTCATGAGAGATTTAAGGGATTTTTAAAGAATGAGGCGAAAAATCTGAAGTTTTAAAAAAATTTTCAATCGTTATAGCTAGTATAATATAACGTTTAAAAGGAGGGTTTCATGTTTGGAGGCTCAGGCTATCTTCCTTCGCATATAATTCTTGAAAAACAGGGTTATATCTATTCCCCTGGTTCATCTGATTGCATGGAACTTGTCAAAAAGCTCATTGATTTTGTCTTATCAGAAGAGGGCAAGGCAATATACAGGAAATATCATTATTTCATGTCGCCTGATGAGGTATTTGCTTATATAGGAGAAAATAGGCCTGTCGGCGGAGAATATGTTGTTCCACAGGAGTGGCTTAAAAAATAAAGGACCTTCTGCTAAGTGTCTATTCATGCCACCCCTTTTCACCCTCCTCCATGAATCTATGGAGGAGGGAACCCCTTTTATGCTGAAGGATATTTATTCCTATGATAATATAGCGGCGAAGAAATGGTGAAAAGGCTTGTCAGCTGGATTTTAAGATGTAATATTTGACATTTGGTTATTCCTTTCTGTATATTACGGCTATGACTGGGAAGGTGGAATTTATGGATTTTAAGGAGGGTGAAAAATGCGGGCAATGAAAAAGCTAAGAAGATTTTTCGCGGTTGTTTTTTTTATTTATTTACTCGTCCCATCTAATTTATCTGCAGATCCAGTAAAAGACATTACCATTTCGGCCGCAGCAAGTTTAAAAAATGTATTTGAAGAAATAGGAAGGCTCTATGAGGCTAAATACGGCGCGAAGTGCATCTTTAATTTCGCTGCATCGGGCGACCTTGCGAGACAGATTATCGGCGGCGCTCCGGTGGATGTTTTTGCGTCTGCGTCTCAAAAAGATATGGATGAATTAGGAAAACGTGAGCTGATCATATCCATGACTCGCGCAGACTTTGCCGCTAATAGTATTGTTTTAATAGTTCCCGCCGGTTCAAAAGCAGTGCTCAAATCTTTTGAGGGTTTGAACAAAGCGGAAATAAAAAAGATCGCTCTAGGAAATCCAAAAACTGTTCCGGCAGGCAGATATGCAGAAGAGACCTTAAATTTTTATAAGATAATTCCTTTGATAAAGGATAAACTTATATATGCAGAAAACGTCAGGCAGGTGCTGGATTACGTTGCTCGCGGAGAAGTTGACGCGGGGATTGTATATTCAACCGATGTTGTTGCCAGATCAAATGAGATCAAGGTAATTACTATTGCGCCAGTTGAAAGCCACAAACCGGTTGTTTATCCAATCGCAGTTGTTAAGGGAACAAAGAACGAAACAGAAGCAAAGGCTTTTATATCTCTGGTGCTGTCGCAGGATGGCAGAAAAATATTAGAAAAGTACGGTTTTAAGACCATTAAATAAAAACAATGGACAATTCAATTCTTTTTTCAGTCCGTCTCTCATTGCAGGTAGCATCAGTGTCAACGGCGCTTATTATGCTTGTCGGAATCCCGATCGCATATTTTCTCGCTAGAAAAAACTTCAAGGGCAGAGAAATGCTTGATGTTATTTTCACTCTGCCACTGGTTCTTCCTCCTACTGTAACAGGTTACTATCTTATCGTAATCTTCGGAAGAAACGGCTTTATCGGCAGACTGATTTATGAATGGACAGGCTGGACTATAATGTTCACATGGTATGCAGCTGTTCTGGCTTCTTTTATTGTAGCCCTGCCTCTGATGATAAAGACTGCAAGGGCTGCGATTGAATCTGTTGACAAGAGCCTTATCAACGCATCATTCACACTCGGACACTCTGAGTTCGATACCGCATTAAAAGTAATTCTCCCTCTTGCGAAGCGCGGGATTGTTGCAGGCACTGTATTGTCATTTGCACGCGCAATGGGAGAATTCGGAGCAACACTAATGCTTGCAGGCAATCTGCCCGGCAGAACAGATACGATGCCGATCGCGATTTACAGCCTTGCATCCGGCGGCGAATGGACCAAGGCGCATTTTATGGTCTTGCTCATGACATTAATGTCCGGAGTATTTTTATACATTGCTAACAGATATGCGAAAAGGATTATATAAATGAGAGTTAAGATCAGACTTCAGAAAAAGATCAATGATTTTTTCCTTGATGTAGAATGGCAGATCGGCAATGAGCTGGCTGTGCTCTTCGGTTTTTCAGGAGCCGGCAAATCAATGACTCTCCAGCTGATAGCAGGTCTTATGAAACCTGACAAAGGGAATATTAGTTTAGATGATATTATATATTTTGACAGCTCATCAGGAATAAATTTTCGTCCGCATAAGCGGCCTTTCGGTTATGTGTTTCAGGATCTGGCGCTCTTTCCGCACATGACAGTCTTAGATAATATTATTTACGGCGCAGTAGATCTTCCCAAAAATGAAAAGCTGGACAAGGCGCACGAGATGATCCGAGCGTTTAAACTTACAGGACTTGAAAACAGATATCCTTCTGAAATATCCGGCGGACAAAAGCAGAGAGTGGCATTTGCGAGGTCATTGATACGCCGTCCGAAAATGCTTTTGCTGGATGAACCTTTTTCCGCGCTTGATAGGCCTCTTCGTTTAGAGATGAGAAACTTTCTGCGTGAGATTAGAGACAATTTCAGCATTCCTGTTTTTCTTGTGACGCATGACTTTGAAGAAGCGGATATGATTGCTGACAAAATAATCATTTATGAACACGGCAGGATCGCTCAAGTTGATCCGCCTCATAAGATCAAAAACAGCCCTGCAAATAAATATGTTTCAGAACTCATAGCATGCAATGGAACCTGTGGATATAACAAGAAAACACAGAAAGCAAATCCATGTGACTTACATAATCCCTCGTTTTTGATTTAGATTGTTTTAACTTCGACATATGAATGTTAAATAAATTTTCTTGTGCTAAAATACTGCACATACCGTGTGAATAATATTTTTTATTAAAATTGATTTGCAGCAATTATTCACTATTTTATTGCAGCCAGGGGACAGCCCTGCGCAGCAGAGTGGTGTGAACTCCGCCAGGTCCGGAAGGAAGCAATGGTAAGCATTTACTCTGGGTGCCGCAGCAAGTTGTCTCCTGGTTGGAGTAAAATAAAAAAAATTAGTGTTAAAAATGAAAACATTGTTCAAAATTTATTTAATTCAATAAATTTTTAAATTATGAATAGAACAAACAGACTCAAAATTTTTATAATCGACAGGACAAGCAGTTAAATTCTTTAACAGAATTATAGTGTTATTATGAAAGCAGGAATATGAGCTATCTTGTGCTTGCAAGAAAATGGAGACCCCAGGGGTTTGAAGACCTTACTGGTCAGGAACCTATTATCAAGATCCTCAAAAATTCCATATCACAGAATAAGATCGCGCATGCATATATCTTTTCAGGTCCTAGAGGAGTCGGGAAAACAACTACTGCAAGAATTCTTGCAAAGGCTCTTAACTGTGAAAAAGGCCCGACAGATAATCCATGCGGCATATGCGGATCATGTATATCAGTAAAAGAAGGGACAGCCATTGATGTTATGGAAATAGACGGAGCTTCCAACAATAGCGTTGATGATATCAGAGATCTGAGGGAGAAAGTTAAGTACACGCCTTTAGGAGGCAAAAACAAGATATATATAATTGATGAAGCGCATATGCTTTCTGTTGCTGCGTTTAACGCGCTCTTAAAAACTCTTGAGGAACCTCCTCCACATGCGGTCTTCGTTCTCGCAACAACAGCGCCAAAAAAAATACCAGTAACAATTTTTTCAAGGTGCCAGCATTTCCCATTCAGAAGGATATCAGTTCACAAGATAAAGGATAGGCTTAAGCATATAACAACATCAGAGAAGATAAATATCACTGATTCAGCTCTTGAGATGATTGCAAGGGCTGCTGACGGAAGCATGAGAGATTCACTGACGATTCTTGACCAGATTGCATCTTTCTCATCAGACATAAATGAAGATGAGGTAAAAGATCTGCTAGGCGTAACTGATATTACGATGCTCTCGAAAGTTGCATCTGCGACAATCAATGGGGACAGGGAAGAGATCATTAAGATGATTGCAGAGCTTGTGGATAAGGGAGTTGATCTAAAAACATTTGCAAAAGACCTTGTCGAATTCTTCAGGAGTCTTCTCGTTGCAAAGATTGTTAAGAATCCGGAAGATATACTGGAACTTGCTGAGAATGAAATAAAGGCAGTGAAGAATATCCTGCCTGATGTAAACACTGACATCCTCACGCTAATTATGGCAGAGATTATAAAAGCAGAATCAGATGCAAGGTCTGCTTTTTCCCCGAGAGTAGCGCTGGAGATGGCGCTTATCAAGGCAAGTTTCCTTTCAAGTTTAAAACCCGTAAAAGAAGCAATAGAAAATATAGACAGGCTTGTAAAAGAATTAGGCTCAAACATTCAGCCTCAGCCTGTTTCAAAAGAAGAACCAAAGACAGTCAGGCCGCCTGTCGCGGAGCAGGATTTAAAAAAAACACTAAATCCTGAAAATATCGAAGATGGAAAGTCACTTCTTGATGCAATCTTAAACAAGATCGATGACCCAAGAATTTCATCAAAGCTCGAAAAGGGGAAACCTGTTCTGAGCGGCAATATATTGAAACTCACATTCAACAGCAGCGAGGCTGAAATTTTTGCTGATGCTATAAAAAAGAATTCCTCTCTTATCGAAGGCATTGCCTCGGATATTCGTGGAAACGCTGTAAAGATCGAGATACATACTGAAACAAGAAAACTTGTACGCAAACAAGATCTTCAGGACAAGGTAATCGCAGATCCTGCAGTAAAAGAAATAGTCGATTTGTTTGACGGAAGAATTGTTGATGTGAAGATTAAAGAAAATTAGACGATAATTCATTTGACATATAATAGGAGGAAATTAAAAGATGTCTAAAAAAATGTTAGGCGACATAATGCGCGAGGCACAGAGGCTTCAGGCCGAGATGCAGAAAATGAAAGAAGAAGCAAAAGCAAAAAATGTTGAGGCATCTGCCGGCGGAGGAATGGTGACTGTTACTGCTAATGGCAGCGGAGAAATAGTTTCTATAAAAATCGAGAAGGATGTTGTAAATCCGGATGATATTGAAATGCTTCAGGATCTTATAATTGCAGCAGTAAATGAAGCAGTAAGACGTTCACAAGAGATGATGAACGAGGAAATGTCCAAGCTTACCGGAGGCCTTAATATCCCGGGATTCGGAGGATTAGGCGGCTTGGGCGGAGGACTCGATAAGCTGCTTTAATTTTAATTAAATTTAAATCTCTTTTTTATTTTCCTTTGCTGTAAGCTGTTACTAAATAATTTATTATTGTCGGGACATCTTTATCCGGTATGTCAGCTCCAAATGTCTTAATCATTTTATTGACTGTGTTTTCCCATTGTATACGTGAAGGATTCGGCTGCATGGTTATATAGTCAAGACTGTGGCAGACGCTGCAATGATGTTTAACTGTTTCCACTCCTGAGGCATTCTTAAGTTCTACCTTGATCTCGGGCAGATCAATCGTAAGTTTCGTTCCCTGCGAATATGAATACCGGGCAGCAATGAAAACAGCGCTCATGATTAAGATGAGAGAAATTATAAATATCTTTTTCATTGGCTCCTCCTTATCTGACTACCACAGTGGTTTTTTCTATTTTATTCCATAGGTAGCCCGCAGGATTCCAAAGACTATCGAACGGCTGTGATTCGCCGATGCTGTTGGTTGCCCGCGCCATCAAAGTATAGTTTCCAGGTTTTTGCGGCTTCCACTGATAGAACCACTGAACCCACGAGTATTTCCCCATATCTTTACCGAGTGATGCTTCGTTCCAGGTCTTACCGTTGTCAGTAGAAACTATCACATCTTTAATCCCGTATCCGCCTGAAAATGCTATCCCCATGACTGTCACAGGATTCTTTGCCTTTATCACAGTCTGAGATGCAGGGTCAACAATGACAGAGCGCGTTGTCATTCTATTGATCGGGATTGTTTTCTTTGGATCAGTGCCGCCTGGAATACAACCACAGGGGTTAGCAGGAATTCTGTAAGCGGTTTTCATCCAGAAGCCTGTAAACTCCTTAGACAACACAGTGATATTATTCAATGACTTCACCCAGTATGTTGCGTACCATCCCGGCACAATAAGGCGAGCAGGAAATCCGTTCAGCATTGTGAGCTGTTCACCGTTCATCTCATATGCGACCATAATATCATCTTCAAGAGCTTTATCCACAGGAAGACTCTTCAAAAAATCCGGTGTCTCAGGCAGCTCTGCACTGTCGAGGCCGTTAAAGCTTATATCAACAGAATCAGGTTTAAGTCCTGCACTGTTAAGGATGTCTTTAAGACGAGCTCCTTTCCATTGCACATTACCCATTGCGCCGTTTCTCCACTGTCCGCCTAAAACTCTGGGTTCAAAAAAACTTCTTCCATTTCCTGAACATTGGATGACTGCTGTATAAGAAATCTGCGGAAATTTTTTCAGATCTTCCATGGAAAGCTTTAGTTCTTTGTCTACATTTCCGTTTATGATAAGCCTCCATTCATTGAGGTCTACTGAGAACGGTATTTCTGATATATGCCAGCGCACAAATAGCGCGTTGTTTGGCGTTAGTAATTCTTTAAAATACTTTAAAGGTGTTTCAAGCTGCGGCGGGTTTGAGGTCAGAAGGATCAAATCCGTCTTTTGAGGAAATTTCGCGATCCTCTGTTCATCTGCAAAAAGATAATGAGGGATCCCATCCAGAGCAGCAGCAGCAGTTATAACTCCTGCTGTTTTTAAAAAATGACGTCTGCTAAAGATTTTTTTCATAGCTTTCCTCCTTACATTTATGGGAAATCTATCTGTAATTTATAGCGTCTGAAACAAAAGGCGTAATCTATAAGCCAATACTATCACAAAATATGATTAGATGACAGTCTAAGAGGATTGTTCAGCTTGAGCCGCAGATTCAATAAACTGTCTTAATTCTTTTTCCTCTATCTGAAGTTCCTTTGCAAGAAGGCTCGGGGTTGCTCCTGTTTGCTTGAGTACTTTTTGCAGATATTCTTTATGAGTTATATTGCTGTCCCAGCAGGAATGAAAGTGTTCTTTTAAGATTGATGCAAGGCCTTCAGAAGGTATCTTATGACCTTTTTTTGTTGCCTCTTTTTCGCCTGTGCTTGCAGGAACGCCGATTATTGTAAGCCTGTCATCAATAACTATATAGCGGAAATCATGGGCTAGAGGGTATGCGCTGTATCTTACCTCTGCGCCGGCTTTTGAATATAGATAGCCGATATGCAGTCTGTCAGGAAATTTTGGCACGAGATATTTAACAACAATGCCTTTCTTTGTTAGTTTCTCGATATTGTTCATTAAAGTTTTTGTCCTTTTCCTGTCTTCACCAAGGGGAAGCCTGCCTGTAATGCATCCAATGACATAGGAATTGGCATTCATCATGGATTCAGTTACTGCAAAAAAATATTCCTGTCTGGAGAGAATCTTGACCGCCCTTTTAACTTCAACAAGCAGGTGCTTTCTGCTTTTGCCTTCTTTCAGGCTGTAAAGGATGAGTACTATTGTAAATAGAAGCAGCACTGATTCGATTATCAATAATAATTTTTCTATTGACATATAACAATTTTAGATGATTATTGGATGTCTGGCAAGTGTTTAATAAAACAAATAAATATTTTATGATAGACTATAAAGCTAAATTAAAACGGAATAACAATTATGCCAAAGAAAATACGCAACTTTTCAATCATAGCCCACATTGACCATGGTAAGTCCACACTTGCGGACAGGCTCCTTGAATATACAGGCGCGCTCAGTTCAAGGGAGATGATGGAGCAAGTGCTTGATTCAATGGATCTCGAAAGAGAAAGGGGCATTACAATAAAAGCACATTCAGTCCGTCTCCTTTACAAGGCTGATGACGGCAATGAATATATCCTTAATTTAATAGACACACCCGGACACGTTGATTTCTCGTATGAGGTGTCAAGAAGCCTGGCTTCATGCGAAGGCGCGCTTCTTGTTGTTGATGCTTCCCAGGGAGTTGAGGCCCAGACACTTGCCAATGCATATCTTGCAGTAGAACACAATCTCGAGATTATTCCGGTAATAAACAAGATAGATCTTCCGAGCGCTGACCCTGAAAAGACAAAAGAACAGATAGAAGACGCAATCGGCATTGATTGTTCTGATGCAATACTTGCGAGTGCAAAAGAAGGAATCGGAACAAAAGAGATTCTTGAGGCAATTGTTAAAAAAATACCTTCACCAAAAGGCAGCGATGAAAAGCCGTTGAAGGCGCTGCTATTCGATTCGTGGTTTGACAATTATCAGGGAGTTATTGTGCTTGTCAGGGTATTTGAAGGAGTTATAATGCCGGGACAGAAAATAAAGATGATGGCAGCAGGAGGAGTGTTCGAAGTAGGACAGGTTGGGATTTTTACACCTAGAATTACGCCTGCCGAGAAACTTTCTTCCGGAGAAGTCGGTTATGTAATCGCAGGAATGAAAAGCGTTACAGATACAAAGATCGGAGATACAATAACCGATGTCTCTAATCCTGCGTCAACACCATGTCCGGGTTACAAAGACATTAAGCCGATGGTCTTCTGCGGATTGTATCCGACAATTCCGCATCAGTATGCAAATTTGCGAGATGCGCTTGACAAGCTTGTACTCAATGATTCCTCTTTCAGTTTTGAGCCTGAGACATCGCTTGCGCTTGGTTTTGGTTTCAGATGCGGTTTCTTGGGACTGCTTCACATGGACATTATCAAAGAGAGACTCGAAAGAGAGTTTGACCTTTCACTGCTCAGCACTGCTCCGACAGTTGTATACAGGATCACAAATGCAAAAGGAGAAAAAACATATATTGATAACCCCGCTCTGCTTCCTGATAAGTATGAGATGATCGAAGAGCCTTATGTTGTCGTGACCCTTTTTGTTCCTCAGGATTTCATAGGACCGATCCTTGATCTCTGCCAGGAGAAAAGAGGAGTCCAAAAGAGTTTTGCATACATAGGCAAAGACAGGATAAAAGTAGAGTACGAACTCCCTTTAAACGAAATACTCTGGGATTTTTATGACAGGCTTAAGTCTGTGTCAAAAGGATATGCATCGATGGATTATGATTTTCTTGGCTACAGGGAATCAGATCTTGTAAAGCTGAACATACTTTTGAATGGAGAGCCTGTGGATGCTCTTTCTCTTATTGTTCACGAAGAGAAATCTTACTATAAAGGAAGACAGCTGACAGAAAAACTAAGGGAGATAATCCCGAGGCAGATGTATGAAGTCGCTATACAGGCAGCAATCGGAAATAAGATCATTGCGCGCGAATCTGTAAAGGCAATGAGAAAAGATGTCTTGGCAAAATGCTACGGCGGCGACATAACAAGAAAGAGAAAACTTCTAGAGAAACAGAAAGAGGGCAAAAAGAGGATGAAGCAGGTTGGGAGAGTGGAGCTTCCTCAAGAGGCTTTTCTCGCAGTTTTGAAGGTTAAGTAATCGCGCTGTTGATTTCATCCTGCCAAAAGATGCACCCACATGCCTGCTGCAACTGCCTGTGAAAATGCAATAAGATAAAGCGGCAGAAAAGCGATCCAGTATCTTTTTTTTCTCTTTAACCAGTTTTTAGTCATGCGCGTAAGCGCCAGATAATATACCCAGTCAGAGTCTCTATGAATGCCGATATAACACACGACCGCTGTCAGCGCTGCTAATGAGAGGACAATGCCTTTTCCTAAAATCAGTCCTGCTGTTATGCCGAAGCTGGTCATCATATGCCTTAGAACAGGATTGCCTTCCATATGTATATCGCCGTCAATCCCTTTTAATGTTAGCAGGATATCAAACGATGCGAAAATAATATAAAGCAAGATGGATATGCTCAGATGCAGAAGCAGATTTCGCTTGGTAGCAGGCATTTGCATTTAATTTGTATTTTTACAACTATATTACTTAAGCACTCTTACCAGCGAGAAAAGTCCGCGCCAGTCACCATGATTTGAAGTTATGCCTCCGATTACCTGATTGTTATCCGAGAGTATCAGTCTGTATTTATCTAAGCCGATTACAATATTCGGATCGTCTTTTCTGTAGCCTTCAAAAATCAGCACTCTGCTTTGAGTGTTGTAAGTTCCCCTGATATATTCGGTTCCTTTTAATCCTATTTTCGTAATGTCAGAGTCTTGCGGAGAATTATTCATCGTCCAAATGATATCGCCGCTGATAATTCCATCAGGCGAAACATCTAAATGCATTTCTGCAAAATAAACATAGCCCTTTGGACTGTACCATGTGCCTCTCCATGTTCCATTTAGATTTGTTGCAGAAGGAACTGAGCTTAAGGTGTTTTGGCTGAAAGCAATCGGAGCTAAAAAAAACTGAGATAAAATCATAATTGCAAAAAATATACGGACATGTTTCATCGTTTTACCCCCTCCATATTCCTAAAATTTTATTTCTTGCCTCCACTGCGATAAAAACGCACATGGGCTTTTTCCATCGTAGCCAAGCCTTCTTTTATTACATTGTCTATTATGGATAAATAGTTCTCAAGCTTTTCCTGCGTATCGACTATCTCGACAATAACAGGGAGATCTTCGGATAATCGTTCGATCTTGAAGGTGTGCAGACGGCTGTGCGCTCCAAAACCAGTCATGCCTCGAAGGACTGTTGCGCCTGCAAGTCCAAGTTCTCTGGCTTTGATTACAAGCCATTCGTAGAGTAGTTTGCCTTCATGTTTGTCGCTTTCTCCTATGAAAATTCTGAGGAGATATCCTTCTTCAGGAAGAACCATATGTCACCTCCATACCAAAAAAGCTGATGATCTGCCTAACCAGACAGAGACGAAACAGATTATGACCTGACCAAAAATATTAATCAGTGCCAGGGCTGTTTCCCTGTCGCGGAACAGATTAAATGTTTCATTTGAAAAAGCAGAAAAAGTTGTGAATCCCCCCAAGATTCCCACAAAAACAAAAGCGCGCGTTGAATCAGAGAACAGACCTTTTGTTTCAGACAGTTGGGAGAAGAGACCGATAAAAAAACAGCCTATGACATTTACGACAAAAGTACCATAAGGAAATGAGATGCTTTTTGAGAGCATCTGCACATTACCGCTGATAATATAACGGAGTATTGCCCCTATGAATCCGCCTGCCCCAATGATTATAAGCTTATGCATTTTTTGATTGAATTTTTTACTGTTCTGGTTTTTTTGTGTTGTCTATTATTTCTTCTCTTATCAATCTGCCATTTTCTATAGTCAACAGCAGCTCTTTTTCATATACAGAACCATATCCCATATGGATATACTGTAACAGCTTGCCCTGCTGGATGCGTAATGTTCCATTAAACCAGACTGCTTTTATCGGAGCCTTTTGTTCATGAAAGATTTTTGATATAGGAATTTCCTTGCTGTCGCTTCCGCATGTTCCTTCGGATATTTTTGTGAGATATAAGTACCCATCCTCGATTTTCCATGTTGCAACGTATCCACGCCAGCATGCAGTGCAGGAAAAAACAAAGAGACTATTGGGCCGCGGGTTTTTTGTGCTGAAATATGATTCCAGAGGATTACTGAAGATAGAGAGGGTTTCACCTTTATAAACAATATAATCAGGGATCTGAGCAGTGGCAAATGCCGTGCTGT
Proteins encoded in this window:
- a CDS encoding DUF190 domain-containing protein, producing MVLPEEGYLLRIFIGESDKHEGKLLYEWLVIKARELGLAGATVLRGMTGFGAHSRLHTFKIERLSEDLPVIVEIVDTQEKLENYLSIIDNVIKEGLATMEKAHVRFYRSGGKK
- a CDS encoding DUF5658 family protein, encoding MPATKRNLLLHLSISILLYIIFASFDILLTLKGIDGDIHMEGNPVLRHMMTSFGITAGLILGKGIVLSLAALTAVVCYIGIHRDSDWVYYLALTRMTKNWLKRKKRYWIAFLPLYLIAFSQAVAAGMWVHLLAG
- the dnaX gene encoding DNA polymerase III subunit gamma/tau; protein product: MSYLVLARKWRPQGFEDLTGQEPIIKILKNSISQNKIAHAYIFSGPRGVGKTTTARILAKALNCEKGPTDNPCGICGSCISVKEGTAIDVMEIDGASNNSVDDIRDLREKVKYTPLGGKNKIYIIDEAHMLSVAAFNALLKTLEEPPPHAVFVLATTAPKKIPVTIFSRCQHFPFRRISVHKIKDRLKHITTSEKINITDSALEMIARAADGSMRDSLTILDQIASFSSDINEDEVKDLLGVTDITMLSKVASATINGDREEIIKMIAELVDKGVDLKTFAKDLVEFFRSLLVAKIVKNPEDILELAENEIKAVKNILPDVNTDILTLIMAEIIKAESDARSAFSPRVALEMALIKASFLSSLKPVKEAIENIDRLVKELGSNIQPQPVSKEEPKTVRPPVAEQDLKKTLNPENIEDGKSLLDAILNKIDDPRISSKLEKGKPVLSGNILKLTFNSSEAEIFADAIKKNSSLIEGIASDIRGNAVKIEIHTETRKLVRKQDLQDKVIADPAVKEIVDLFDGRIVDVKIKEN
- a CDS encoding YbaB/EbfC family nucleoid-associated protein; protein product: MSKKMLGDIMREAQRLQAEMQKMKEEAKAKNVEASAGGGMVTVTANGSGEIVSIKIEKDVVNPDDIEMLQDLIIAAVNEAVRRSQEMMNEEMSKLTGGLNIPGFGGLGGLGGGLDKLL
- the lepA gene encoding translation elongation factor 4, encoding MPKKIRNFSIIAHIDHGKSTLADRLLEYTGALSSREMMEQVLDSMDLERERGITIKAHSVRLLYKADDGNEYILNLIDTPGHVDFSYEVSRSLASCEGALLVVDASQGVEAQTLANAYLAVEHNLEIIPVINKIDLPSADPEKTKEQIEDAIGIDCSDAILASAKEGIGTKEILEAIVKKIPSPKGSDEKPLKALLFDSWFDNYQGVIVLVRVFEGVIMPGQKIKMMAAGGVFEVGQVGIFTPRITPAEKLSSGEVGYVIAGMKSVTDTKIGDTITDVSNPASTPCPGYKDIKPMVFCGLYPTIPHQYANLRDALDKLVLNDSSFSFEPETSLALGFGFRCGFLGLLHMDIIKERLEREFDLSLLSTAPTVVYRITNAKGEKTYIDNPALLPDKYEMIEEPYVVVTLFVPQDFIGPILDLCQEKRGVQKSFAYIGKDRIKVEYELPLNEILWDFYDRLKSVSKGYASMDYDFLGYRESDLVKLNILLNGEPVDALSLIVHEEKSYYKGRQLTEKLREIIPRQMYEVAIQAAIGNKIIARESVKAMRKDVLAKCYGGDITRKRKLLEKQKEGKKRMKQVGRVELPQEAFLAVLKVK
- the modB gene encoding molybdate ABC transporter permease subunit translates to MDNSILFSVRLSLQVASVSTALIMLVGIPIAYFLARKNFKGREMLDVIFTLPLVLPPTVTGYYLIVIFGRNGFIGRLIYEWTGWTIMFTWYAAVLASFIVALPLMIKTARAAIESVDKSLINASFTLGHSEFDTALKVILPLAKRGIVAGTVLSFARAMGEFGATLMLAGNLPGRTDTMPIAIYSLASGGEWTKAHFMVLLMTLMSGVFLYIANRYAKRII
- the crcB gene encoding fluoride efflux transporter CrcB — its product is MHKLIIIGAGGFIGAILRYIISGNVQMLSKSISFPYGTFVVNVIGCFFIGLFSQLSETKGLFSDSTRAFVFVGILGGFTTFSAFSNETFNLFRDRETALALINIFGQVIICFVSVWLGRSSAFLVWR
- a CDS encoding ATP-binding cassette domain-containing protein: MRVKIRLQKKINDFFLDVEWQIGNELAVLFGFSGAGKSMTLQLIAGLMKPDKGNISLDDIIYFDSSSGINFRPHKRPFGYVFQDLALFPHMTVLDNIIYGAVDLPKNEKLDKAHEMIRAFKLTGLENRYPSEISGGQKQRVAFARSLIRRPKMLLLDEPFSALDRPLRLEMRNFLREIRDNFSIPVFLVTHDFEEADMIADKIIIYEHGRIAQVDPPHKIKNSPANKYVSELIACNGTCGYNKKTQKANPCDLHNPSFLI
- a CDS encoding molybdopterin-dependent oxidoreductase; amino-acid sequence: MKKIFSRRHFLKTAGVITAAAALDGIPHYLFADEQRIAKFPQKTDLILLTSNPPQLETPLKYFKELLTPNNALFVRWHISEIPFSVDLNEWRLIINGNVDKELKLSMEDLKKFPQISYTAVIQCSGNGRSFFEPRVLGGQWRNGAMGNVQWKGARLKDILNSAGLKPDSVDISFNGLDSAELPETPDFLKSLPVDKALEDDIMVAYEMNGEQLTMLNGFPARLIVPGWYATYWVKSLNNITVLSKEFTGFWMKTAYRIPANPCGCIPGGTDPKKTIPINRMTTRSVIVDPASQTVIKAKNPVTVMGIAFSGGYGIKDVIVSTDNGKTWNEASLGKDMGKYSWVQWFYQWKPQKPGNYTLMARATNSIGESQPFDSLWNPAGYLWNKIEKTTVVVR
- a CDS encoding cytochrome c; amino-acid sequence: MKKIFIISLILIMSAVFIAARYSYSQGTKLTIDLPEIKVELKNASGVETVKHHCSVCHSLDYITMQPNPSRIQWENTVNKMIKTFGADIPDKDVPTIINYLVTAYSKGK
- the modA gene encoding molybdate ABC transporter substrate-binding protein, yielding MRAMKKLRRFFAVVFFIYLLVPSNLSADPVKDITISAAASLKNVFEEIGRLYEAKYGAKCIFNFAASGDLARQIIGGAPVDVFASASQKDMDELGKRELIISMTRADFAANSIVLIVPAGSKAVLKSFEGLNKAEIKKIALGNPKTVPAGRYAEETLNFYKIIPLIKDKLIYAENVRQVLDYVARGEVDAGIVYSTDVVARSNEIKVITIAPVESHKPVVYPIAVVKGTKNETEAKAFISLVLSQDGRKILEKYGFKTIK